The DNA region CGGGACACGAAGCTGATAGTGGTGGTGCGCAACCCCGTCACCCGCGCCATCTCGGACTATACGCAGACACTCTCCAAAAACCCCACCATCCCCAGCTTCCAGGCCCTGGCCTTCAAAAACATCAGCACGGGACTCATCGACACGAGCTGGAGCGCAGTGAGGATCGGGATCTACGCCAAGCACCTGGACAACTGGCTGCAGTACTTCCCCCTCTCCAAATTCCTCTTCGTCAGTGGGGAGAGGCTCGTTAGTGACCCGGCCGGGGAGATGGGCCGTGTTCAGGACTTTCTGGGTCTCAAGAGGGTGGTGACGGacaaacatttctattttaatgaGACCAAGGGTTTTCCCTGCCTGAAGAAACCGGAGGGTGGCAGCAAGCCCCGCTGCCTGGGGAAATCCAAGGGGCGGCCGCACCCCAAAATCGACCTGCAGGTGGTCCAGCGCCTGCGGGAGTTTTACAGACCCTTCAACATGAAGTTTTATCAGATGACAGGGCAGGACTTTGGGTGGGACTGAGCCATCCACAGGGCACGCCGCCGTGCTGGGACCTGCTCGGCCCAGCAGCGTGCGGAGCCAGGGCTGCGGTCCAGGGATGCTCGTGGCTGCCGTGGTCCAGGGATGCCCGTGGCCGCCCCACCAGCGACCTCCTCCCTTTGTTCTAATTTATATCGGACCTTTTCCAGCAAGAAATGGACCCTTCTGGAgtagagagaaatatttaagaaataaaaccacagatgacccctctcccttccctgacCAGATTAAATATTCTTCCATATAACTCTTGCTAATCTATATTAACTGTGACCATTCTCGGTGGCGAGTGGGCGCGTGTGGGTGCGTGGGCAGCTGCGTGTGGGTGCGTGGGGACGACAGCTCTGCCATCCGCAATAAAAGCTTTGGAAACCAGTTGGCCTCTGGGACACGAGGCCAGTGGGTTTTTGCTAAAGCAAATTCCggtgctgagcacaggcagaGGCTGCCGTCGGGCGGTGGGTGAGACGGGCCGAGCAGCAGACCCCAAGCGTGGGGTCTGTTTTGCAGACAGAAAATAGTCTGCAGGAATTTCCTagttaagaaaaacaattaacGGCGGTAGTTTTGACTAAACGCCAGGTCCGGGGTTAGGGAGAGGGAGTTGTGTATCTCATACCTTCTTATGTTCTTTGAGTAACCCAGATGATAAAGCAGGGTATTTCTAACCCTTAGGATGAAAATTCCTGCTTCCCCCGAAATTCGCCCAAGCAGAGCAAACAAAAGCCCCAAACTCTGACCTTTCAGTTCAATAATCTCAATAGATTTTCAAATCTGCAGCCGTAGAGGGCCATCGTGGGAGGCTGCAGAAATTAGTTTATTCTGAATTAGCTAGTTTTCCCTTAATTAAAGATGgggaaaacatttaattaacCTCTAATATCTTATTAGTGATTTGTATTTGTCTCTTTAATGAGCTAATTATGTGTTTTCAAGGGCCCTCAGGCCCCACATTGTTTGCAAATATGCTTTGGCTGTGGTTTCTTCCGTCCTGTGCAACCCAAAGCTGACCGTCCTGCCAGGGGTGCCCTGCCAGGCGGGCCACCGCCTCCCCTCCTCGCTGCCGCTGTCCGGGGCGATGGAGGCGGCAGGTACCGCTCCTCCTGGGACGCACGCTGGGCACTTTCATCCCACCTCCGGGGCGGTTTTATGTCCGCACATCGTGCTTTGCTCCGCACAGCTCTCCCCGCTCCTGTGCCCCGGCCGCGGGCACCTCCTTTGTGCCCCTCGGAGGTGACACGTATTTTCTGTACCGATGCTGCGGGCTGTAGCCGAGGTTGAGCGTGTTTGCCCTGTTCAGCCCCTGGGCTCAACTGGTGGCTGCTGGGACAAGTGACATGAGTGAGGACGGGCTTAACGTGATGTAGGATGGGCTTAATGTTATGTCGGAGTTAAATGCAAACAGTTGCCCGTGTCGTGGTGTGGGCCCGTGCGTGTGTGAGGGGCGCCGGGGCGGCTGCAGATGCCATCGGTGTGGTGCCAGAGCCTGGGGGCTTTAGGGTTGGTATTAAGAAACTGGGATATTGTAAAAGAATAGTAAGAAGAGATGAAATCAGGACTGGTTTTCTAAAATCCCAGAGCCCTCTGAGTGATGTGGCCATGGAAGGGGGGGGCTCAGCACCCCCGGCCCAGTGCGGGGTCCCCCTGGGACTGCAAGTGCCCCGTCCGCCGACCCGCTGGGGGTTGGATGTCGGAGCGGCTGGAGCCTGTTGTCAGCCTCGCTGGCAGCTCCGCATGATGGACTGCGCTCTGCTTGTTTAGGTTTTGTTTCCAGCCACGACATTCGACCAAATTATTCTCCACGAAGGGCTTTAAAGTTTCCCAAGTGCCTGTGAAAGCCTGGAAACGCTGATAGTGATCCTATTTCTCAGCTGAGTGACTGCATTCAGCCCCAGCCATATTGATATGCAAAACGTTAAGGGTCCCGGCTCTAAAGATGGTTTCTGTCTGCCCTGTGAAAGGGAGCCATACTTTTTTAAAGCCCGGGCCTTTCTAAAGCCGCACAATACCATATAGACTATGCCATTTAAAGCATCTGAAGCGACCCAAAATGTATTGAAAGCTTGCTTTGCAGACTCATTAAGACTACTCAATAGGTTCTGGCAAATACCGTGCCAGGGCTGACCGCACGGATTAAGACTTTTGAAGTATTACACAAACCCCCTGCTTAAACTAATTGCTGCCCCGCAGCTCATGAGGTCAAGTATTTGTATTCATTGCCTCCGAGAGGAGCCACTTATGGGTCTGTCCAGGTGAAGTCTGCACTTCATTAGATCAAGACAATAAAAGCGGCTTTGGGTAGGAAGGGGGAAGGTGCCCGCAGATGAAATCTCTGGGCTCTTCTTGCTCTGAGCGCAAGCACAGGCTTACGTCCACCACGGCAGCGTTTTGGgttgtttctgttgctttcaaGTGAAAGAGCCCCCAGCTGAGCAATGTGCTTCCAACCGAAGCTGCTCCGGGCAGGATGGCGGCTGGGCCCGTGGCTCTGCGGGGATCTGCATCGACAAGCACGTGGGATGCAGCGCCCATGTCCCGCTCCCGCTGTCCTGAGGTGTGAGTCCACCCGGTGTCATGGGGGTTTGGGCTCGAGAAGAGAGTCGGCGTGCAAGGGAAGGGCTGGGGCGTGGGAAGGGTGGGCATCGCTCGTGCAGTGATTGCTTGAAATTCAGCGTGCTCACCGAGCAGTTCTCCACCGTGATGTTTTGTTCCCCGGGGTTGGGTGGGTTCCCTTCACCGGCAGGATGGGGATCCCATCGCGTGCTAATGCAACGCGCGTTTCTCCTGTCTGTCTGGAGGAGAAACCGCCTTTGTCACCACTGCCTCACCCCCTAATTAAATAAGGAGGTTTAAGAAAATCAGAAGCTGATTTTCTTAAGGCATCAGCTTGCGCGTTGGCAGAGGCTCTTGTGCCGTGCCACCGAAAGCCAAGGATTGCTGAGGAACCTTTGCCTCTTTATTGTAGGTGCTTTGGTGGACCCTGTTTGGGAGCTCTTTCCCTGGTAACAGGCAGTGGACTCTTAGGGAAATCAAAACTCAACCCTGCCTTTGCAATGTCTTTTGTAATCATTGGTATCAGCCCGGGGACCCCGACTCGCTGGGCTCAGGCATGGGCTGGGGGGGTCCCACCTGGCGGGACCCCGCGATGCTGCCCAGGAAGGTGGGGCTCCGGCCGCTGCCGTCCCTGCCCAGGAGGTGCCGCGGGGTCAGGAATCGTTTGGAAATCCCCCCCCCGAGAACTCCCGCAGAGGCTCAGGGACAGACGTCACGCTGTACCTTTCCGCACAAGACCTCTGGAAATAAAGTTATAAAAAGATgatgctgagctgtgctgatGTCTTCTGTGTGTCTGCTGTCGCACACCGCTGGGGCGGGCTTCTAAGGCTTGTTTGTGTCTATCTCAGATTGCTAAAAAACTAGAAACCTGGAAGGTGATATTTTCCCCCAGGACAGCAGGTGCTGAGAGAATGGGCTTCAAAACCCAGCCGAGCACGCGATGTCTGtctgctccccagcacgctGCCAGGGCTTCCTCGGGGAAGCGCTTCTAAGCGAGCCCCCAAGAGCGTTTGGGCAGCGGCACGGCCACATCTGCTTGCTCAGGGGACGATGGCAAGATCCCCCGCGCTGCCGGAGCTGCAGAAACACCTTTGGGGCACCAGGTTAAATGGGGGAAGTGCCAGAGCAAGAGGGCGATGGGGATCCAGCTTTGCTGCCAAGTATGAAATGAAGTtttcatccctgtctcagctaACCAAAGTTTCCATTTCTAACCCCATTTTTGTGTTGAAAATCCAGCTATCCAAAGTGTTGCGGTTCCCGTGCCCCTGGCTTTCTCCTCCATCCCATCCGCTCCATAAGCCAGGAAGAGCAGGATTGCAAGGTCTTTCCAGAATTTATAtttactcctttttcttttatacgAAATTTAGGaggacagaagagaaaggacaaaaataagaaaaaaaaagttccaaaaggaagaaatgaaaacttcCCTGCCTTTGCATAGGTCTGGAGatgcaggagagcagcagggctgatTCACAATTACACATTTCATCTTGATGTACCCTGGGAATGTTTTATAACCTGGGAAAAGCCACACTTTTCCCTGAAAACACCCCATTCCTCCCCATTCCCCACCTGCTGCGGTGTGTGCAGCCCCCGTCCCACGCCACAGTCCCCAGGTGGGGCTCGTGCCGTTGGGGCCGTGGGGCACCTGCAGGCTATAAATGTGGGCTGGGGAGGTGGCTGGATCCTCCCTGCAGGACCTGCCCCAGCTGCGGAGGGTGTCGAGGGCTGTCCCAGCTCGGGGAGCAGGATCTGGCCGGTAAGGAGGGGGGCTGCTGCCAGGGTTGTCGGGCATCCTTCGTGCTGCCTGGGGGGGTGTAGGGCAGCGTGGTGTTTGGGGAGGGAGTGGTGGGGCTGCGCTCGGGGAGCAGCTGTGGATGCTGGTGCATCTCAAGGTTTCTGGCATTTGTGCTTGGGGTCTCCAAGAGGAGCTTTGTCTGTCCCGTGGTGGGGTCCTGCATCTCCCCGGGGCCGCTGGCGCTTCTTTGGTGCACGATGGTGGCTCTGTCGGAGCAGGGCAGCAAGGGCTGGGCTGTCCCTGCAGGACATGGCTCCGCTTCCGAGTGATCGCCTGCAAACATCTGCTTATCCTGTTCATAAGAATGTCTGGAGCCATGATGTTTCTTGCCACAGGGTGCACTGTGGTGGCCTCCCTTCCTGGCCGGCACAGAGGAGCCCTCCTGGGAGGGACATCTGTGTCCCCTTGCAGTGTCCTGCCTTTCTACAAAGCCCCCTGGCACCACACACGGCCCTTGAGCAGCACCCAACTCTGCCGGCTTCTGCTCTGGCTTCAATCTTGACGTgatttcaaaacacagaataaacTCATGCCACGTTCCCCAACAGACAAGCAAATGCCCATGCCGAGGAAGAGGCTGCCATAATTGCAACCAGGTGCCCGGTGGTGGCTTCCAAGTCATGCAGAGCATGGGCTG from Phalacrocorax aristotelis chromosome 10, bGulAri2.1, whole genome shotgun sequence includes:
- the HS3ST6 gene encoding heparan sulfate glucosamine 3-O-sulfotransferase 6, coding for MGCSGRLLGPVGGRRASLLLTMILFFTYFFYCLPGPCEPLPPALLLPPPAGAGPVRGAGPGAAGGGSRRFPQAIIVGVKKGGTRALLEFLRAHPGVRAVGAEPHFFDRCYEKGLRWYRSLMPRTLEGQITMEKTPSYFVTKEAPQRIYNMSRDTKLIVVVRNPVTRAISDYTQTLSKNPTIPSFQALAFKNISTGLIDTSWSAVRIGIYAKHLDNWLQYFPLSKFLFVSGERLVSDPAGEMGRVQDFLGLKRVVTDKHFYFNETKGFPCLKKPEGGSKPRCLGKSKGRPHPKIDLQVVQRLREFYRPFNMKFYQMTGQDFGWD